A window of the Podospora bellae-mahoneyi strain CBS 112042 chromosome 6, whole genome shotgun sequence genome harbors these coding sequences:
- a CDS encoding hypothetical protein (EggNog:ENOG503NZ2K; COG:S) — MAAEDPHAPENEIDSLTPLPLDHRRGLWGVSVLASLSFVSSTVLLVYLTVKLVRWHLKQWRLGRQQSTDAQAPSSIDLTLGLAERHFFPPCRRNNSRGRENAESTPRKKAYPNQFLVLVYNLLLADIHQASAFLLNAVWLGRDGIIVHTPACWAQGWLVSTGDLSSSCFITAIAVHTYLAVVRNYTPPQRAVYATVIGLWVFNYLVAGLGVIITRNGADGGGLYVRAAAWCWINIHYETHRLALHYLWIFVSLFLTSALYISVFLSLRAKSHTESRLTRSQPKPLPSNQQQKAFLLYPLIYIICTLPLALGRIATMAGAHVPISYFCTAGALIASNGWLDVLLWGVTRHRLIFTEGGIDSEESGIGSFGVPELGMGGWRGSGIIRTPVGRRFGNLVWVHAAAGKGEEGKGGGGRGGGGIRVIVRRR, encoded by the exons ATGGCGGCAGAGGATCCCCATGCTCCGGAGAACGAGATTGACAGCCTGACCCCTCTACCGCTGGATCACCGTCGAGGTCTCTGGGGTGTTTCCGTCCTGGCCAGCCTGTCGTTTGTTTCTTCTACGGTTCTCCTCGTGTATCTCACCGTCAAGCTCGTGCGATGGCACCTCAAGCAATGGAGATTGGGACGGCAACAGTCTACAGACGCTCAGGCACCTTCGTCGATCGATCTCACGCTTGGGCTTGCAGAGCGACATTTCTTTCCACCGTGCAGGAGGAACAACAGCCGCGGCAGAGAGAATGCCGAGTCGACACCACGCAAGAAGGCCTACCCAAACCAGTTCCTCGTCTTGGTTTATAACCTGCTCCTGGCCGATATCCACCAAGCCAGCGCTTTTTTGCTGAACGCAGTCTGGTTAGGAAGAGATGGTATCATCGTTCACACTCCCGCGTGCTGGGCTCAGGGGTGGCTTGTTTCCACCGGCGACCTCTCGTCAAGCTGcttcatcaccgccatcgccgtcCACACCTATCTGGCAGTAGTCCGGAACTACACCCCTCCGCAACGCGCAGTTTACGCCACTGTTATTGGGCTCTGGGTGTTCAACTACCTCGTGGCTGGTCTAGGGGTTATCATCACCAGGAACGGAGCAGACGGCGGGGGGTTGTACGTTAGAGCAGCAGCCTGG TGCTGGATCAACATCCACTACGAAACCCACCGCCTGGCCCTCCACTACCTATGGATCTTTGTCTCTCTATTCCTCACCTCGGCGCTTTACATTTCTGTCTTTTTATCTCTGCGTGCAAAATCCCACACCGAAAGTAGACTAACCCGCTCCCAGCCAAAACCCCTGCCATccaaccagcaacaaaaagCGTTTTTGCTTTACCCCCTAATCTACATAATCTGCACCCTGCCCCTCGCTCTCGGGAGGATAGCCACCATGGCTGGGGCTCATGTCCCAATATCGTATTTTTGTACGGCGGGGGCCTTGATTGCGAGTAATGGGTGGTTGGATGTGCTACTTTGGGGGGTGACGAGGCATAGGTTGATTTTTACCGAGGGGGGGATAGATTCGGAGGAGTCGGGGATTGGGAGTTTCGGGGTGCCcgagttggggatgggggggtggagggggagcgggaTTATTAGGACGccggtggggaggaggtttgggaaTCTGGTTTGGGtgcatgctgctgctggaaagggggaggaggggaagg ggggagggggaaggggagggggaggaataAGAGTGATAGTCAGGAGACGTTGA
- a CDS encoding hypothetical protein (EggNog:ENOG503PGY3) codes for MHSNRATLFRLASYALFLPCFSLPLHESPLQQPAALAPRATYAVVNIDGGGSGTTPGGSPGGSPGGGIGAGSPGTSGPGGSGGSGGSGTGNQPAPNPVTITVVQTPPTKTAVQTVFMTSPAVTNRITNTVVVTKTVEIVNIEPTSTPATSTAHPFPTSSAQPVLPIESSHLTSTLVSISSFLSSSTATPTSVLPSTTDVIVVTSIAAVPEPSLSSNTTYDDGKWHTTYPAWNGTLDRRSNRSRFRQRAAP; via the coding sequence ATGCATTCCAACCGAGCAACTCTATTTCGTTTAGCATCCTACGCTCTCTTTCTTCCTTGTTTCTCTCTGCCGCTCCATGAGTCGCCGTTGCAACAACCAGCAGCCCTAGCGCCCAGGGCGACCTATGCGGTAGTCAATATCGATGGAGGAGGTTCCGGCACGACTCCGGGTGGGTCTCCGGGAGGGTCCCCAGGAGGAGGGATCGGCGCTGGCAGCCCCGGCACTTCCGGCCCCGGTGGTTCAGGGGGCTCAGGGGGGTCCGGTACCGGCAATCAGCCCGCCCCGAACCCCGTGACCATCACCGTGGTACAGACGCCTCCTACCAAGACAGCTGTTCAAACAGTTTTTATGACGTCGCCCGCAGTCACAAATCGTATCACAAACACTGTCGTCGTGACGAAAACGGTTGAGATTGTCAATATCGAGCCCACATCCACGCCTGCAACTAGCACGGCTCACCCTTTCCCGACATCGTCGGCCCAACCAGTGCTACCCATTGAATCCTCACACTTGACGTCAACACTGGTGTCGATCTCGTCCTTTTTGAGCTCGTCAACAGCGACACCAACTTCAGTCCTACCCTCAACCACCGATGTCATAGTCGTCACTTCGATTGCTGCTGTCCCCGAACCAAGTTTGAGCAGCAACACGACATACGATGACGGAAAATGGCACACCACATATCCAGCTTGGAACGGGACCTTGGACCGCCGGTCCAATCGTTCTCGGTTCCGGCAACGGGCTGCCCCCTGA
- a CDS encoding hypothetical protein (COG:E; EggNog:ENOG503P271) gives MAVGIVQTVRPGTLAAFECSLNVDMNRFDRLVLALKEALGPSSGLTSDDVDVEFLTKLMKDYKSDEREWAKFAMGDASRGYTRNLVDEGNGKSNLLVLVWSPGKGSPIHDHGNAHCLMKILRGDLTETRYAFPEAGEEEKPMKVISEKVYKENQVAYMADELGVHRVWNRGSDFAVSLHLYTPPNVAKGGCHIFNEETGKKSHIKNCGYYSAYGKKL, from the exons ATGGCGGTTGGTATCGTTCAGACTGTTCGCCCTGGCACCCTGGCTGCCTTTGAGTGCAGCCTCAATGTCGACATGAACCGCTTCGACAGGCTGGTCCTGGCACTCAAGGAAGCTCTAGGACCATCATCTGGTCTGACGTCGGACGATGTGGACGTCGAGTTCCTGACCAAGCTGATGAAGGACTACAAGTCCGACGAGAGGGAATGGGCCAAGTTCGCCATGGGCGACGCTAGCAGAGGATACACTAGGAACCTAGTGGACGAAGGCAACGGCAAGAGCAACTTG CTTGTTCTCGTGTGGTCTCCTGGAAAGGGGAGCCCCATCCATGACCACGGCAACGCGCATTGCCTGATGAAAATCCTCCGCGGCGACTTGACAGAAACGAGATATGCCTTTCCCgaggcgggtgaggaggagaagccaaTGAAGGTGATATCGGAGAAGGTGTACAAGGAGAACCAGGTAGCATACATGGCCGATGAGCTCGGTGTACACAGGGTCTGGAACAGAGGCAGCGACTTCGCTGTCTCACTTCACTTGTACACGCCACCAAATGTTGCGAAGGGGGGTTGCCATATCTTCAATGAAGAGACAGGGAAGAAAAGCCACATCAAGAACTGCGGGTACTACTCGGCGTATGGAAAGAAGTTGTAA
- a CDS encoding hypothetical protein (EggNog:ENOG503NWW8; COG:Q): MKISVRTTGLPLCRAALPGRAVRTMATAAVAVATHVSSGSSSPMSMPPRLFNVRAAQNARLPVQPASTPRQPTTTTTTTQSQTHPLMPPGYIATTATLPTFTIPSVILPTPSHHLLAKSIISAFRRDGIIQIAQSPLQQRLCKEAMAASKQFFALPPEKKAACVDERSYGGYIASGEEVTDGIADYSEIFTITRDFAKTDSRVKAGWPCHGPVPWPEDGGMRETMMRYKTELGEEGKRLVRLVEMGLGLEEGELGRWIGDDGKEGEGGWHHARVLRFPPRNKTNGKGKEGRGIGSHTDYGLLVISAQDEVGGLFIRRPSREERFANWEKSAAGLREEEEGWVFVPPVGGTHTVILGDMMQYLTRNYLTATPHKVGLNTRERFAFAYFHEPSFQAVLKPLNGGVIPTDLDDSRKNDKGVHYGTHFTNMFIRNYPERITTKRLLAEGRYGLLERPELRTIGAVPTTTTVEKSV, from the exons ATGAAGATCTCGGTCCGCACCACGGGTCTTCCCCTCTGCCGGGCTGCTCTACCCGGCAGAGCCGTCAGAACAATGGCCACAGCCGCCGTTGCCGTCGCCACCCATGTCTCCTCAGGGTCGTCGTCACCCATGAGCATGCCACCACGCTTATTCAACGTCCGAGCCGCACAAAACGCCAGACTCCCTGTTCAACCTGCCTCAACCCCAcgccagcccaccaccaccaccaccaccacccaaagtcaaacccaccccctcatGCCCCCGGGCTACATCGCCACAAcagccaccctccccaccttcaccatccccagCGTCATCCTCCCtaccccatcccaccacctcctcgcaAAATCCATCATCTCGGCCTTCCGACGAGACGGCATAATTCAAATAGCCcaatcccccctccaacaacgccTCTGCAAAGAAGCAATGGCAGCCTCAAAGCAGTTCTTTGCACTCCCGCCCGAGAAAAAGGCGGCTTGCGTGGATGAACGGTCGTATGGGGGTTACATCGCctccggggaggaggtcacCGACGGCATAGCCGACTACAGCGAGAtattcaccatcacccgtGATTTCGCCAAGACTGACTCGAGGGTCAAGGCGGGGTGGCCTTGTCATGGACCTGTTCCCTGGCCTGAGGATGGGGGAATGAGggagacgatgatgaggtaTAAGACCGAGctaggggaggaagggaagaggttggtgaggttggtggagatggggttggggcttgaggagggggagctggggcggtggattggtgatgatgggaaagagggggagggggggtggcATCACGCACGGGTCTTGCGGTTTCCTCCCAGGAACAAGACtaatgggaaggggaaggaggggagggggattggCTCGCACACGGATTATGGGCTGCTGGTTATCTCGGCgcaggatgaggttgggggtttgtttatTCGGCGGCCGAGtcgggaggagaggtttgCGAATTGGGAGAAGAGTGCTGCGggcttgagggaggaggaggaggggtgggtttttgTCCCGCCTGTTGGGGGGACGCATACGGTTATTCTTG GGGATATGATGCAGTACTTGACGAGAAACTACCTCACCGCCACGCCTCACAAAGTCGGCCTGAACACACGAGAGAGGTTCGCATTTGCTTATTTTCATGAGCCGAGCTTTCAGGCTGTGTTGAAGCCCCTGAATGGTGGTGTCATCCCAACAGACCTAGACGACAGCAGAAAAAACGACAAGGGGGTGCACTATGGGACGCATTTCACGAATATGTTTATCAGGAATTATCCTGAGAGGATCACGAcgaagaggttgttggccGAGGGGCGGTatgggttgttggagaggcCTGAGTTGAGGACTATTGGGGCGGTTCCTACTACCACCACTGTCGAGAAGTCGGTATGA
- a CDS encoding hypothetical protein (EggNog:ENOG503P2IX), with protein sequence MLQLATQLHESHLQQPQNQEATAKQTVKTMEAHGQEPSAAAAAAVTSSPSTGPHENPPAESSPVVPSIQQQTPSRTTENAVPVVGAQPASSEMRSENSFSHPREPGTVNGLMASMSEAIGRPGSSVNEPPVVKPDGEEVQTSTTAPAPAPAPAPAPATAPAPATAPPVLSSAPPPAVPAPAPAPAPAPASVSVPAQGPAPTGPAPQLPPPQQPSQQQHSQPPPPQQQPLPPPRPTPAAQNHHPAPSLPSQPLAHPGQAQPPSHQAHPVHPTQFHPSVRVVSPQTREQQIPPPPLPQPPQSQPQSQPQHWHRWTAPSHPPPSAHHPPAVHHAHQQPQHHHQPQPHHYPQHTLPSQPLPRRSMTDRPVIMDPPARRTSHMPAQTSGGFPSPTLDHASANPKFVDDCTRMTYAIQQSLPEAVRRIVRDHWEKCLLGTEFHQAFILNASIHHAVPSITQRAVRDFGAKMVADSIVDIMNHFTTADIDKVADMIIDKASDNFLDKCLEKRLLTIEAAPLTNALAKAERLGYELGDVIPEQQQGQAHPAAAAPNGHQAHPTQPAAGYPPAPSAPPSSQHPMLQCARCFRTFAQTSAFEYHTAYSICTILPPTSAGFKHSCPYCGQGFTELVDLNGHLNGRVCGHLDTVKLPRGPGRPPRAAPVQHASPVPIASSAPNGTPNASLSTPARSQLVNRALAGTPTASPIPGDPYAHLTPEQFQAMNEELHEAEIKYRPRFAEAEAIPDENERRQRVEGLRNSFGTKQSMIRKKYGVRLRERRTKAEIQAERERLGIKQAEKDQARASMGPAGKTEDRPVVISDVPVPVVPPMPVGPPAAGWVAANTPRPNPGAAEEEEHDAKRRRTDTNGGYQTPYRTGVEDTPTRKVSASFDGAGGSGVQNTGNPYPALGKPPNHADLAAQAAAATAALNGQNGNSSKQPIAIDDGDDDSDSSGDDEDIPSTLPAHVRNSLGASAAGKTGSRAGSTASMTPG encoded by the exons ATGCTTCAGCTCGCAACACAGTTACATGAAAGCCACTTGCAGCAACCACAGAACCAGGAAGCCACAGCCAAACAGACAGTAAAAACCATGGAGGCTCATGGACAAGaaccatcagcagcagcagcggcggcagtgACAAGCTCACCGTCCACGGGGCCACACGAAAATCCGCCGGCAGAGTCCAGTCCGGTGGTCCCAAGTAtccagcaacaaacaccGTCACGGACGACTGAAAATGCTGTGCCCGTGGTCGGTGCTCAACCGGCCAGTTCGGAGATGCGTTCCGaaaactccttctcccatcCCCGGGAACCAGGAACAGTAAATGGGCTTATGGCCTCGATGTCAGAGGCCATCGGCCGGCCTGGAAGTAGTGTGAACGAGCCACCAGTGGTAAAGCCggacggtgaggaggttCAAACCTCCACAACAGCTCCAGCGCCGgcgccagcaccagcaccagcaccagcaacagcaccagcaccagcaacagcaccaccagtcCTCTCATCAGCCCCTCCACCTGCGgtcccagctccagctccagctccagctccagccccAGCTTCCGTCTCAGTGCCTGCCCAAGGTCCCGCTCCCACCGGCCCGGCCCCACAACTTCCACCTCCGCAACAACCctcgcaacagcaacattctcagcctccaccaccgcaacaacaaccacttccaccaccaagaccgaCTCCGGCAGCACAAAATCATCACCCGGCCCCGTCCCTGCCTTCGCAACCTCTTGCGCATCCTGGGCAAGCGCAGCCGCCATCGCATCAAGCGCACCCTGTGCATCCAACCCAATTTCATCCTTCAGTGCGTGTCGTGTCTCCACAAACGCGTGAACAACAAattcctccgccgccgctgccacaaccaccacag TCGCAACCTCAGTCGCAACCCCAACATTGGCACCGTTGGACCGCGCCcagccatccaccaccatctgccCATCACCCACCGGCAGTTCACCACGCGCACCAGCAGCcccagcaccatcaccagccacagcccCATCATTATCCCCAGCATACTTTGCCATCGCAGCCGCTTCCCCGGCGGTCCATGACTGACCGGCCCGTGATCATGGACCCGCCTGCTCGGAGGACCAGCCATATGCCGGCGCAAACCTCAGGAGGCTTCCCATCGCCGACGCTGGACCATGCCAGCGCCAACCCCAAGTTTGTCGACGACTGCACGCGCATGACTTATGCGATCCAGCAGAGTCTTCCCGAGGCCGTCCGACGCATTGTGCGGGACCACTGGGAAAAGTGCCTGTTGGGCACAGAGTTTCATCAGGCTTTCATC CTCAATGCTTCTATTCATCATGCGgtcccatccatcacacaACGTGCCGTCCGCGACTTTGGAGCCAAGATGGTGGCCGACTCCATTGTCGACATCATGAACCACTTTACTACCGCGGATATCGACAAGGTCGCCGACATGATTATCGACAAGGCCAGCGACAACTTCCTCGACAAATGTCTGGAAAAGCGACTTTTGACCATCGAGGCCGCTCCACTGACCAATGCTCTCGCGAAAGCTGAACGGCTGGGGTATGAACTGGGCGATGTGAtcccagaacaacaacagggcCAAGCTCATCCggctgccgctgctcctAATGGCCACCAAGCTCACCCTACCCAACCGGCGGCTGGCTATCCTCCTGCTCCGTCTGCTCCCCCGTCGTCGCAACATCCAATGCTTCAGTGTGCTAGGTGCTTCCGTACTTTTGCTCAGACTTCGGCTTTTGAATAT CACACTGCATACAGCATTTGCACTATATTACCACCCACCTCGGCTGGATTCAAGCACTCATGCCCATACTGCGGTCAGGGCTTCACAGAACTCGTAGATCTGAATGGCCACCTCAACGGTAGAGTTTGCGGTCATTTGGATACGGTCAAACTTCCTCGTGGGCCTGGTCGACCCCCAAGAGCTGCTCCCGTTCAGCATGCTAGCCCCGTACCGATTGCCTCATCGGCGCCAAACGGGACCCCTAACGCTTCCTTGTCAACTCCAGCGCGATCCCAGCTCGTGAATCGCGCATTGGCAGGAACGCCGACAGCCTCACCCATCCCGGGCGATCCATATGCTCACCTCACACCTGAACAATTCCAAGCGATGAACGAGGAGCTTCACGAGGCCGAGATCAAATACCGACCAAGATTTGCCGAGGCGGAAGCCATCCCTGATGAAAACGAAAGACGCCAGAGAGTCGAGGGTCTCAGGAACAGCTTCGGCACCAAGCAATCGATGATCCGGAAGAAGTACGGAGTCAGGCTGCGTGAACGACGCACCAAGGCGGAGATTCAGGCTGAGAGGGAGCGTCTGGGCATCAAGCAGGCTGAAAAGGATCAAGCAAGGGCGTCCATGGGGCCTGCTGGCAAGACAGAGGATAGGCCAGTGGTCATTAGCGATGTCCCTGTGCCTGTTGTTCCGCCTATGCCTGTTGGGCCACCGGCAGCTGGGTGGGTGGCTGCCAATACGCCAAGGCCAAATCCTggtgctgccgaggaggaggagcacgatgcgaagaggaggaggacggacACGAATGGGGGGTATCAGACGCCCTATAGGACTGGTGTGGAGGATACACCCACTCGCAAGGTCTCGGCCAGCTTTGATGGGGCAGGTGGTTCAGGTGTTCAGAACACCGGCAATCCTTATCCCGCGCTTGGAAAACCCCCCAATCACGCCGACCTCGCAGCGCAAGCCGCTGCCGCGACGGCTGCGCTGAATGGTCAGAATGGGAACAGCTCCAAGCAACCCATCGCTAtcgacgatggtgatgacgactcggactcgtcgggtgatgacgaggataTCCCTTCTACGTTGCCCGCCCACGTGAGGAACAGCCTGGGGGCGTCGGCGGCTGGCAAGACGGGGAGTAGAGCTGGCTCCACGGCGTCGATGACTCCTGGATAA
- a CDS encoding hypothetical protein (COG:U; EggNog:ENOG503NUEJ), which translates to MSYSGYPPYGQTPPQQGGYYQQPPPGQQYGAPPPQGQYYQQPPPHGYGQPPPPQPYGAPSPQPYGAPSPQPYGAPPPAQPYGAPPPAQPYGAPPPQPYGAPSPAHQYPAQGAYGAPPPQQGYGQPPPPQGAYGQPPAQYTQYGHQYPPTPASPGYGPPQIIAWSPDADAQGLRAAMKGFGTNEKALIRILANKDPHQIRTLRDAYSRIHRPRDLEKDIKSEVSGWFETGLISIVRGPLLHDVHLLRDAMAGIGTKEAVLNDVLLGRSNADMNAIKSEYHRVFRRRLEDDVKGDLSMKTERHFMIVLGATRAEDSAPVVKMEIDRDVNDLYNATEGKVGTDEMKVCSILSTRNDNQIRAIAYEYQQKYARSLEDVIRREFSGHMEDALLFQLRQGLDKYMHHAALLEDAMAGAGTKDHLLTSRIIRYHWDRTHMQNVRGAYEKRYHRSLVSRVRGETSGDYERLLLACLGEAV; encoded by the exons ATGTCTTACTCAGGATACCCTCCGTACGGCC AAACCCCTCCGCAACAAGGGGGTTACTACCAGCAACCACCGCCCGGTCAGCAATacggcgctcctcctcctcaaggccAGTACTATCaacagccccctccccatggCTACGGACagcctcccccacctcaaccaTACGGTGCCCCCTCGCCCCAGCCATATGGCgcgccatcaccacaaccataCGGCGCTCCCCCACCTGCCCAACCATACGgtgctcctccacctgcccaaCCGTACGGCGCTCCTCCCCCG CAACCGTACGGCGCGCCCTCCCCGGCTCACCAATACCCTGCTCAAGGTGCTTacggcgctcctcctccccagcaagGATACGgtcaacccccaccacctcaaggCGCTTACGGCCAACCTCCTGCCCAGTACACACAGTACGGCCACCAATATCCCCCGACACCTGCCTCGCCAGGCTATGGCCCCCCTCAAATCATCGCTTGGAGCCCCGATGCCGACGCTCAGGGCTTGCGGGCCGCCATGAAGGGCTTTGGCACAAATGAAAAAGCTCTAATCCgcatcctcgccaacaaggATCCCCACCAGATTCGCACCCTCCGCGACGCCTACAGCCGAATCCACCGTCCTCGCGATCTCGAAAAGGACATCAAGAGTGAAGTTTCCGGTTGGTTCGAGACGGGCCTCATCTCCATCGTCCGCGGCCCTCTCCTTCACGATGTCCACCTTTTGCGCGATGCCATGGCTGGTATTGGCACAAAGGAGGCGGTTCTGAACGATGTCTTGCTTGGCAGGTCAAACGCCGATATGAACGCCATCAAGAGCGAATATCACCGCGTGTTTAGAAGGCGTCTTGAGGATGATGTCAAGGGTGATTTGAGCATGAAGACGGAGAGGCATTTCATGATTGTGCTGGGGGcgacgagggcggaggactcggcgccggtggtgaagatggagattGATAGGGATGTGAATGATCTTTACAATGCGACCGAGGGCAAGGTCGGGACGGATGAGATGAAGGTGTGCAGTATTTTGAGCACGAGGAACGACAACCAGATTCGGGCTATTGCGTATGAGTACCAGCAGAAGTATGCTAGGAGTTTGGAGGATGTTATTCGCAGG GAATTCTCTGGACACATGGAAGAtgctcttcttttccagcttcGGCAGGGACTCGACAAGTACATGCATCATGCTGCGCTCCTTGAGGATGCCATGGCTGGCGCTGGAACCAAGGACCACCTTTTGACCAGCCGCATTATCAGATATCACTGGGACCGCACTCACATGCAGAACGTGCGCGGTGCCTACGAGAAGAGATATCACAGAAGTCTCGTTAGCAGAGTCAGGGGTGAAACCAGTGGTGATTATGAGAGGCTGTTGCTCGCCTGTCTTGGCGAGGCTGTTTAA
- a CDS encoding hypothetical protein (EggNog:ENOG503P5EY), which translates to MLRTEQPRQRDLKRRTGAVGRTSDTMPMMWDRLKLPQKQDDEGLRLGLGYSNHNAPKSRGYSYTIKGGPPPPRPPREFLESHLETSAPRAAIQEPPPRNPARIKVRTSAYRPPSSVYSQDAQAPPPASNYTVTVATKYGYRYGGGGGAEEISPPSSPEPDSEGVKRFLPGDVSPIEEDDHAAALLQQHPAFRNNGAQNEHSRREQTPTPETGRQSPRRAPNSRGGGATSIPMMRRERRKQSGTVMREPNSTNRDHPPRQEPPRWDRLTGEPTAADRTRPSQGPPAECSQGLGITGTAWASPQTSPTQAPPSFADRVRRIAKKAATGREREPQHDTDPAAGAFTSNRPGWRGASGRTAIVEPVHDTPEVAPLRIPEKSSRRTLTPVQADKPRPGISLGGVPRRGQTPPISPPATETSTVRAGLRETSHNVVHTPSQLTPPPAYLHSENAQSYPSPPLSSTPLSGGDAPAMAARQLSRDAVPSMAALPSPEFNSPHESNVIRRKPPPVHTHHQHQDSVSSVYSQPPRGPLHTSPLTIPDIAPPATLAANNDTYVQPPSRFSITTYATSHTGTTRDDGDELVDEDQPPVPSLPVGLHHGGKIDPSSDNSPVTSPIDQFMTSPFTTHTEQLRMVNPAVARAQAIERPSSRASDINKSLPPAPPEGEAQDRVGLLNAQLRALANRRININRSITQMTEMMPTDKLMNSEEVIRKREIEKKKVEALKQELSEVQREEYELGLKLHRAYKRLDRDNEFEPTGLWVRRVTN; encoded by the exons ATGCTACGGACAGAGCAGCCCAGGCAGAGGGATCTCAAGAGGAGAACTGGGGCTGTGGGAAGGACATCAGATACTATGCCTATGATGTGGGACAGGTTGAAGCTCCCTCAAAAGCAGGACGACGAGGGGCTGAGATTAGGTCTGGGATACAGCAACCATAATGCGCCAAAAAGCCGAGGGTACAGCTACACGATCAAGGGAGGtccgcctcccccacggCCGCCTCGAGAATTTCTGGAGTCTCACCT TGAGACATCTGCTCCCCGCGCAGCAATACAAGAGCCACCTCCCCGCAACCCAGCTCGAATCAAAGTCCGCACCTCCGCCTACCGACCACCGTCGTCTGTGTATTCTCAAGACGCACaggcaccaccgccagcctcGAACTACACAGTAACCGTGGCTACCAAGTACGGCTACCGctacggcggcggcggcggggcggaggagatcTCCCCGCCAAGTTCTCCGGAGCCCGACTCTGAGGGCGTGAAGCGCTTCTTGCCCGGCGATGTCTCCCCAATAGAGGAGGACGATCACGCAGcagctcttctccagcagcacccgGCTTTCCGTAACAACGGTGCTCAGAATGAACACTCGAGACGGGAGCAGACGCCCACCCCCGAGACAGGCAGGCAGTCGCCTCGCCGGGCTCCCAACAgccgtggcggtggtgctaCCAGCATTCCCATGATGCGTAGGGAACGGAGGAAGCAGTCAGGTACCGTCATGCGCGAGCCAAACTCTACTAATCGGGACCACCCACCACGTCAAGAACCACCCCGCTGGGATCGGCTGACAGGTGAACCGACGGCGGCTGACCGTACTCGGCCGTCTCAAGGGCCTCCTGCCGAATGTTCTCAAGGTCTGGGAATTACAGGAACTGCCTGGGCATCCCCGCAGACCAGTCCTACACAAGCGCCTCCATCTTTCGCTGACAGAGTGCGGAGGAttgccaagaaggctgctaCTGGCCGGGAGAGAGAGCCTCAGCATGACACAGATCCCGCTGCGGGCGCCTTCACATCAAACCGCCCTGGTTGGCGAGGTGCGAGCGGCCGAACTGCCATCGTTGAGCCCGTCCACGACACTCCTGAAGTTGCACCCCTGAGGATCCCTGAGaagagcagcaggagaacTCTTACACCAGTACAAGCAGACAAACCAAGGCCTGGCATCTCACTAGGGGGTGTGCCACGGCGAGGACAAACCCCACCCATCAGCCCTCCCGCAACTGAAACATCCACGGTCAGGGCCGGCTTGCGGGAGACGTCGCACAATGTCGTGCACACTCCGTCCCAGCTGACTCCCCCGCCGGCCTACCTCCATTCAGAGAATGCGCAGAGCTACCCGAGCCCGCCGCTTTCGAGCACTCCGCTCAGCGGGGGGGATGCACCAGCCATGGCTGCCAGACAGCTCTCCAGGGATGCCGTCCCCAGCATGGCCGCACTCCCCAGCCCCGAGTTTAACAGCCCGCACGAATCCAACGTGATTCGCAGAAAGCCACCTCCGGTACAtactcaccatcaacaccaagactCGGTCTCCTCTGTCTACTCGCAACCACCTCGAGGACCACTGCACACTTCCCCGCTAACTATTCCTGATATTGCCCCGCCGGCTACCCTAGCGGCCAACAACGACACCTACGTCCAGCCTCCCTCTCGCTTCAGCATAACCACATACGCCACCAGCCACACGGGTACAACCCGGGACGATGGCGACGAGCTAGTTGACGAGGACCAGCCACCTGTCCCCTCACTCCCAGTCGGCCTCCACCACGGCGGCAAGATCGACCCGTCCTCTGACAACAGCCCGGTGACGTCTCCGATCGACCAGTTCATGACGTCGCCTTTTACCACCCATACGGAGCAGTTGAGGATGGTAAACCCAGCTGTTGCCCGTGCGCAGGCCATTGAACGCCCCAGTTCTCGTGCTTCAGACATCAACAAGTCTCtccctccagcaccacccgAGGGTGAAGCCCAGGATCGTGTCGGGTTGCTGAATGCCCAGTTGAGAGCGTTGGCAAATAGGCgaatcaacatcaacaggtCCATTACCCAGATGACGGAGATGATGCCGACGGACAAGCTGATGAACAGCGAGGAGGTGATTAGAAAGAGGGAAATCGAAAAGAAGAAGGTAGAGGCGCTGAAGCAGGAGTTGTCTGAGGtgcagagggaggagtatGAACTGGGCTTGAAGCTGCACCGGGCTTACAAGAGGCTGGATAGGGATAACGAGTTTGAGCCGACGGggttgtgggtgaggagAGTTACGAACTAG